In Saccharolobus solfataricus, a genomic segment contains:
- a CDS encoding SDR family oxidoreductase, translating into MKKVSIITGGAKGIGAAIGYRLGKQGYAVVIADVDEEAGKYRENHFRGEGIDSFFIKTDVSSEMDVSNMVEKVYGRYGRIDVLVNNAGIGFSGKSIEEQTLDEWRRVIETNLTGVWLCSKYAVKYMKNNGGVIVNIASTRAFQSEPNTEPYSASKGGIIALTHSLAVSLSKYNIRVVSISPGWIDTSRWQVPPRESTLSGLDHGQHLTRRVGKPEDVASLVTFLVSDDASWISGVNFTIDGGMTVKMIYIDENVIQDSLTMLFNDVEVSYQIRKLIEKIKKADNKENIKSKLDELLRSL; encoded by the coding sequence ATGAAAAAGGTTAGTATTATTACAGGGGGAGCTAAGGGAATAGGAGCAGCAATAGGTTATAGATTAGGTAAGCAAGGATATGCCGTAGTTATAGCTGATGTAGATGAAGAAGCTGGGAAATATAGGGAGAATCATTTTAGGGGTGAGGGAATAGATTCTTTTTTCATTAAGACTGATGTTTCTTCAGAGATGGACGTCTCAAACATGGTTGAAAAGGTTTATGGTAGATATGGAAGGATTGATGTTCTTGTTAATAACGCTGGTATAGGATTTAGTGGAAAGAGTATAGAAGAGCAAACTTTAGATGAGTGGAGGAGAGTGATTGAGACAAATTTGACCGGAGTCTGGCTTTGTTCCAAGTATGCAGTGAAATATATGAAGAATAATGGTGGTGTGATTGTTAACATAGCATCAACTAGGGCTTTTCAATCTGAGCCAAATACTGAACCTTACTCTGCTTCTAAGGGTGGCATAATTGCATTAACACATTCCTTAGCCGTTAGTTTAAGCAAGTATAATATAAGGGTGGTTTCCATAAGTCCAGGGTGGATTGATACGAGTAGGTGGCAAGTCCCTCCTAGAGAGTCAACTTTATCTGGTTTGGATCATGGGCAACATCTGACCAGAAGGGTTGGAAAGCCTGAGGATGTAGCTTCATTAGTTACATTTTTAGTTTCTGACGATGCTTCGTGGATTAGTGGCGTGAATTTCACAATTGATGGAGGTATGACAGTTAAAATGATATATATTGACGAGAATGTTATTCAAGATTCCTTAACAATGCTATTTAATGATGTAGAGGTCTCATATCAGATTAGAAAATTAATTGAAAAAATTAAAAAAGCAGATAATAAGGAAAATATAAAAAGTAAATTGGATGAGCTCTTAAGGTCATTATAA
- a CDS encoding glucose 1-dehydrogenase, which yields MKAIIVKPPNAGVQVKDVDEKKLDSYGKIKIRTIYNGICGTDREIVNGKLTLSTLPKGKDFLVLGHEAIGVVEESYHGFSQGDLVMPVNRRGCGICRNCLVGRPDFCETGEFGEAGIHKMDGFMREWWYDDPKYLVKIPKSIEDIGILAQPLADIEKSIEEILEVQKRVPVWTCDDGTLNCRKVLVVGTGPIGVLFTLLFRTYGLEVWMANRREPTEVEQTVIEETKTNYYNSSNGYDKLKDSVGKFDVIIDATGADVNILGNVIPLLGRNGVLGLFGFSTSGSVPLDYKTLQEIVHTNKTIIGLVNGQKPHFQQAVVHLASWKTLYPKAAKMLITKTVSINDEKELLKVLREKEHGEIKIRILWE from the coding sequence ATGAAAGCTATAATAGTGAAACCCCCAAACGCGGGAGTGCAGGTAAAGGATGTTGATGAAAAGAAATTGGACAGCTACGGGAAAATAAAGATAAGAACAATCTACAACGGTATTTGTGGTACTGATAGAGAGATAGTTAATGGTAAGTTAACATTGTCGACTTTACCTAAGGGAAAGGATTTCTTGGTATTGGGTCATGAGGCAATAGGTGTTGTGGAAGAGTCTTATCATGGTTTTTCTCAAGGAGATCTGGTAATGCCAGTTAATAGGAGAGGATGCGGTATTTGTAGAAATTGTTTAGTTGGGAGACCAGACTTTTGTGAAACAGGGGAATTCGGAGAAGCTGGAATACACAAAATGGATGGGTTTATGAGGGAATGGTGGTACGACGACCCTAAGTATTTGGTTAAAATTCCTAAGTCAATTGAAGATATTGGAATTTTAGCACAACCGTTAGCAGACATTGAGAAGTCCATTGAGGAAATATTGGAAGTTCAGAAAAGGGTTCCAGTGTGGACTTGTGATGATGGAACTCTAAATTGTAGGAAAGTTCTCGTTGTTGGCACCGGACCAATTGGAGTCTTATTTACTTTGCTTTTTAGAACTTATGGACTAGAGGTTTGGATGGCAAACAGAAGAGAACCCACTGAGGTAGAACAGACCGTTATAGAGGAAACCAAAACTAACTATTATAATTCATCCAATGGGTACGACAAATTGAAAGACTCAGTAGGTAAGTTCGATGTAATAATAGACGCAACGGGAGCAGATGTAAATATATTAGGTAATGTTATTCCATTGTTAGGAAGGAACGGAGTTTTAGGTCTCTTTGGATTTTCAACTTCTGGTTCAGTTCCATTGGACTACAAGACATTACAAGAAATAGTACACACAAATAAGACGATAATAGGTCTAGTGAATGGTCAAAAGCCCCACTTCCAGCAAGCCGTAGTTCATTTAGCCTCTTGGAAGACTTTATATCCTAAGGCTGCTAAGATGCTAATTACTAAGACTGTCAGTATAAATGATGAAAAAGAGTTACTTAAAGTGCTTAGGGAAAAGGAACATGGAGAAATCAAGATAAGAATATTATGGGAATAA
- a CDS encoding mandelate racemase/muconate lactonizing enzyme family protein — protein MELKITDFKVFVAQANFEWAFVRIYSKDLYGTGEAGPAPGLKGMESEFIQLLIGEDAFKVNRIAEKLRYATLYSGTTVYHLISAINIALYDLIGKYLNVPIYKLLGGDKTEIPVYVDAHGGKGLEAINALHLPVNLPWIKEAEVETNRLITTNNPVHGRLSMEKWNEDYSPEAYAKRALKMKNEGYKAMKFDLDIPTPYIDLRRVRNGDLSLKDIDYMVDIVKAVRESVGDEVEIMFDLHWRYNLNTAIRICKALEPYRLRWLEDPMPAIMAVSNYDELKLLTSQCSVPIETGENLYTVYQFKDLLNTGVRVWAPDIVKAGGITEGRRIAELAAMYDIEYSPHNIASPIGTMAHAHVGSIANTFGFVEFHGHDVPFWNEIVKPKRKIIEDGVIKLTDDPGLGIDLDDEVMRKYWPTYEL, from the coding sequence ATGGAACTAAAAATTACTGATTTCAAAGTTTTCGTAGCTCAGGCCAATTTCGAATGGGCTTTTGTGAGAATCTACTCCAAAGACTTATATGGTACTGGTGAGGCAGGTCCTGCGCCAGGTTTAAAGGGAATGGAAAGCGAGTTTATACAATTACTAATTGGAGAAGACGCATTCAAAGTTAATAGGATAGCTGAGAAACTCAGGTACGCTACACTATACTCTGGAACTACTGTATATCACTTGATCTCAGCCATTAATATTGCACTGTACGATCTTATTGGGAAATACCTAAATGTACCAATATACAAATTACTAGGTGGGGATAAGACGGAAATACCAGTCTATGTCGACGCTCATGGAGGGAAAGGGTTAGAAGCAATTAATGCTTTACACTTACCAGTTAATTTACCTTGGATCAAGGAGGCTGAGGTGGAGACAAATAGGTTGATCACAACCAATAATCCAGTTCATGGTAGGTTATCAATGGAAAAGTGGAATGAAGATTATTCACCTGAGGCATACGCTAAGAGAGCTCTAAAGATGAAGAACGAGGGTTATAAAGCCATGAAATTTGATCTAGACATACCTACACCTTATATAGATTTAAGGAGAGTAAGAAATGGAGATTTATCTCTTAAAGATATCGACTACATGGTAGATATAGTAAAGGCAGTTAGAGAGTCCGTTGGCGATGAGGTCGAAATAATGTTCGATTTGCATTGGAGATATAATTTAAATACTGCAATTAGGATTTGTAAGGCACTAGAACCATATAGACTAAGATGGCTAGAGGATCCAATGCCGGCAATAATGGCTGTTTCCAATTACGACGAGTTAAAGTTGTTGACCTCTCAGTGTTCAGTTCCGATAGAGACTGGCGAGAACCTCTATACAGTATATCAGTTCAAGGATTTGCTCAATACTGGAGTTAGAGTGTGGGCTCCGGATATAGTTAAAGCTGGTGGAATAACCGAGGGAAGGAGAATAGCTGAATTAGCTGCCATGTATGATATAGAATACTCTCCTCATAATATAGCATCACCAATAGGTACTATGGCTCATGCCCATGTAGGGTCAATTGCAAACACATTCGGTTTTGTGGAATTTCATGGTCACGATGTACCATTTTGGAATGAGATCGTTAAGCCGAAGAGAAAGATTATAGAAGATGGTGTGATTAAGCTTACCGATGACCCTGGATTGGGCATAGATCTAGACGATGAGGTAATGAGAAAATATTGGCCAACTTATGAGTTATGA
- a CDS encoding glycosyltransferase family 2 protein, which translates to MRLDFTLYLLISSLISIFTILYISFTLPLAFTYKPKSSQTNIKRSEITVLIPVYKEDVDVFKEVINSVKKQDLNFVVVGDGCDEPYKSITISKGGLFVKLDKNMGKRRAIREGFKYVKTPYVLLLDSDTILPDNSIDILSSKLAGDIVAVSPEISILPGRNKVTFHISEMMQRLREISYRALARFGSIVSLNGQCILAKTDVIKSLVESEEFNSVKLWRFSTILGDDRQITNYIYSKGYKATVTNDVVVKTKAPDTIRDLLKQMVRWYRSNNFFLIKEIGDGTIIKKGFFYMFTVLYWYALPLLTLLSYSLYTEIILSHAIKHWNFIVRAITTDPARFTENVIISRIDRLFNIDPTPIANKFHHFLPHHFNPIMLIYDNKLSAKMILFHYFYVFHTLVGEVSAIVSIVMIISILLYTRKIRGFALGLLAFPLMFLADIFALMTIWRQKKWSGRN; encoded by the coding sequence ATGAGACTTGACTTTACACTTTATTTGCTCATCTCTTCGCTCATTTCCATTTTTACTATTCTATATATCTCATTTACCTTACCCCTTGCATTTACATATAAACCAAAGTCCTCCCAAACTAATATAAAAAGGAGCGAAATTACTGTATTAATTCCAGTTTATAAAGAGGATGTTGATGTGTTTAAGGAAGTTATAAATTCCGTTAAAAAACAAGATCTGAATTTTGTTGTTGTTGGAGATGGGTGTGATGAACCATATAAAAGTATAACCATATCAAAAGGAGGTTTGTTCGTTAAGTTGGATAAGAACATGGGTAAAAGGAGGGCAATAAGAGAAGGATTCAAATACGTTAAAACCCCGTATGTCTTACTTTTAGATAGTGACACAATACTCCCGGATAACTCTATTGATATACTATCCTCTAAATTAGCTGGGGATATAGTTGCTGTTAGCCCAGAGATTTCGATATTGCCAGGCAGAAATAAGGTAACTTTCCACATTTCAGAGATGATGCAAAGATTAAGGGAAATAAGTTATAGGGCATTGGCTAGATTTGGTAGTATAGTATCACTTAATGGTCAATGCATACTAGCTAAAACTGATGTAATAAAATCGCTAGTTGAGTCTGAGGAATTTAATAGTGTTAAATTATGGAGGTTCTCTACAATTCTAGGTGATGATAGACAAATAACCAATTACATCTATTCAAAGGGATATAAGGCAACGGTTACCAATGATGTAGTAGTCAAGACTAAGGCACCGGATACAATTAGGGATTTGTTAAAACAAATGGTGAGATGGTATAGATCTAATAACTTCTTCCTAATCAAAGAGATAGGTGATGGTACAATCATTAAAAAGGGTTTCTTTTACATGTTTACAGTACTATACTGGTATGCGTTACCTTTACTTACATTACTGAGCTATAGCTTATATACTGAAATAATTTTGTCACACGCAATTAAACATTGGAATTTCATTGTTAGGGCAATTACGACAGACCCAGCTAGGTTCACAGAAAACGTCATAATATCTAGAATTGATAGGTTATTCAATATAGATCCCACGCCTATTGCTAATAAATTTCACCATTTTCTTCCACATCACTTTAATCCTATTATGTTAATTTACGACAATAAACTGAGTGCAAAAATGATACTATTCCATTATTTCTATGTTTTCCATACACTTGTGGGCGAAGTATCAGCCATAGTTAGCATAGTAATGATTATTTCCATCCTATTATATACGAGGAAAATAAGGGGATTTGCTTTAGGTCTATTGGCATTTCCGTTAATGTTCTTAGCAGATATATTCGCCCTTATGACCATATGGAGACAAAAGAAGTGGTCTGGACGTAACTGA
- a CDS encoding 3-hydroxyacyl-CoA dehydrogenase: MSIKKIGVVGAGTMGHGIAEVSALANYNVSVVDISWDFLNRAKERIMESLNKFYEKGQIKEKPEDIMKRIEFSTSYDVMRDADFVIEAVPEIIELKRKVFETLDSITPSHTFLASNTSSIPISTIAEVTKRKEKIIGMHFFNPPPIMKLVEIVPSKYTSDETIEVTIDLAKKMNKIPVKLKVEVPGFVSNRIFLRLMQEACREVEDGEATIEEVDSAARNGLKLPMGIFELSDYVGIDVAVDLWNVIVSSGTAQDVKCEMYKRKFEAKELGVKTGKGFYNYPAPGKYRKVELQVTSKVDPARLISLAVNEGAWLIQNGIVNAKDIDTVMIYGFNFPKGLMEIADELGIRNIYNHLVDIYSKGYVAYRPNSLIEELINTSKGFYM, from the coding sequence ATGAGTATAAAAAAGATAGGTGTAGTTGGAGCAGGAACAATGGGTCACGGAATTGCGGAAGTTTCAGCACTAGCTAACTATAATGTGAGTGTAGTAGATATATCTTGGGATTTTTTAAATAGGGCAAAGGAGAGGATAATGGAATCATTAAACAAGTTTTACGAAAAGGGACAAATAAAGGAAAAACCAGAAGATATAATGAAAAGAATTGAATTTTCAACTTCTTATGATGTAATGCGAGATGCGGATTTTGTTATAGAGGCGGTACCTGAAATTATAGAGCTCAAAAGAAAGGTATTTGAGACGTTAGATAGTATAACCCCTTCACATACATTTTTAGCCTCAAACACTTCATCAATCCCTATATCAACTATAGCTGAAGTAACCAAGAGGAAGGAGAAAATAATCGGAATGCACTTCTTTAATCCCCCACCAATTATGAAGTTAGTAGAGATAGTTCCTAGTAAGTACACTTCTGACGAGACCATTGAAGTCACCATAGATTTAGCTAAAAAGATGAACAAAATACCAGTTAAGCTCAAGGTTGAAGTACCAGGTTTTGTTAGCAATAGAATATTTCTGAGATTAATGCAAGAGGCTTGCAGGGAGGTTGAAGATGGTGAAGCAACCATTGAGGAAGTTGATAGTGCAGCTAGGAATGGGCTCAAGTTACCCATGGGCATCTTTGAACTATCAGACTATGTGGGAATAGATGTTGCGGTGGATTTATGGAACGTGATAGTTAGTAGCGGTACTGCTCAAGATGTAAAGTGTGAAATGTATAAGAGGAAGTTTGAGGCTAAAGAATTAGGTGTTAAGACTGGGAAGGGATTCTATAATTATCCAGCTCCCGGGAAATATAGGAAAGTTGAATTACAAGTAACAAGTAAAGTTGACCCAGCTAGACTAATATCTTTAGCAGTAAATGAGGGAGCTTGGCTAATACAAAATGGTATAGTGAATGCTAAAGATATAGACACTGTAATGATCTATGGCTTCAATTTCCCTAAGGGTTTAATGGAAATCGCTGATGAATTAGGTATAAGGAATATTTACAACCATCTAGTTGATATTTATTCAAAGGGATATGTAGCGTATAGGCCTAATAGTTTGATTGAGGAGTTAATAAATACAAGTAAAGGTTTCTATATGTGA
- a CDS encoding alpha-mannosidase has translation MRNINELEARLILTLGNSFRNLRQLRWNLENHNKAYLEIEGKGNSYLLIVDHKGSGLIRLDDKPYFELDRYHTLIPIPFGNHKISLELSHYMDFGEKVDISAGIPFYTEIDSNAYKLYVYGSQILDLVRSINDNEVKDDLISALSKALHEAYFETISKEQLFILSKLIRTTLDVSRMVQEIEEPLDVYKEDENRSKFEGALNTLRSELSKLVNKYGKRGVLVGTGHAHIDTAWLWPFDETRRKVLRTFSTILTLLDKYDFHFIQSAAIYYEWVKADSPELFVRIKEKVKEGKWELAALYVESDANMVSGESLARQFLYSQRFYLENFGKLANILWLPDTFGFSASLPQIAKLGGVKAFATHKVFWNDTNKFPYNVFKWVGPNGDYLPAIAFGHGKGGYNSDFSASSVLEQYNNWAQKDQPMLYSYGYGDGGGGPNEDMLIRAEAVNLLPILPKVELSGVNSYIQRIVPVEEWRGELYLETHRGVLTSHSKMKLLNRSAEIALREAELWSTLARTYDKEVFTKLWKVVLKDQFHDVLPGSAIKDVYKVAYQELEEVINKANNVASEAMQKLVGGSGDKTFVFNSLSWDREEYIEADGKLVKVRVPSVGFSLLEPVEVRDKAVINENNAEYLVENKYFRVRISKSGQVLSLFDKEANREVLRDKSNLLIAYENIPGWADAWDIEKGFEDRSFEIRASSSEIVNNDGIVASIKFTYKFRRSEIIQIVRVYADSRRIDFITTLRMRDRELLVKSWFNFDLNVERAVSDIPFGVVERFTWSNTSWDKARFEVPIQKFVDFSESEYGAALLNNGKYGATLRGSSVGLSLTKTPIYPDPSTDLEEVTFIYSLYPHIGDWKRAEVIKRAYELNVPLRVVKGVSEVKRKSFIRINDSKLILEAVKVAEDDNNSVVLRLYEYENTRGEAYVEVPFNVTEARSLDLLELNEVPRDIVIEGNRIKVKYKNRDILTISVRG, from the coding sequence ATGAGAAACATAAACGAGCTTGAGGCGAGATTAATACTAACGTTAGGTAATTCTTTTAGAAACTTACGACAATTAAGATGGAATCTTGAAAATCATAATAAAGCCTACTTGGAGATTGAAGGGAAGGGAAATTCCTATTTGTTAATCGTTGACCACAAGGGGAGTGGGCTCATCAGATTGGATGACAAACCCTATTTCGAGCTAGATAGATATCACACTTTGATACCAATTCCCTTTGGTAACCATAAGATTAGTTTAGAGCTTTCCCACTATATGGACTTTGGTGAAAAGGTTGATATTTCAGCTGGAATACCGTTTTATACTGAGATAGACTCTAACGCTTATAAGTTATACGTTTACGGATCTCAGATCCTAGACCTAGTAAGAAGTATAAATGACAATGAAGTTAAGGATGATTTAATTAGTGCCTTAAGTAAAGCTTTACATGAGGCTTACTTCGAGACAATATCTAAAGAACAGTTGTTTATTCTGTCTAAGTTAATAAGAACGACATTGGATGTAAGTAGAATGGTTCAAGAGATCGAGGAACCTCTAGATGTATACAAGGAAGATGAGAATAGAAGTAAATTCGAAGGGGCTTTGAACACTTTGAGGAGTGAATTGTCAAAACTAGTAAATAAGTACGGTAAAAGAGGGGTATTGGTAGGAACTGGTCACGCTCATATTGATACCGCTTGGCTTTGGCCATTTGATGAGACGAGGAGGAAAGTTCTAAGGACATTCTCAACAATTTTGACACTCTTAGACAAATACGACTTTCACTTTATTCAGAGTGCTGCCATATATTACGAGTGGGTAAAGGCTGATTCTCCGGAATTATTTGTAAGAATTAAGGAAAAGGTTAAAGAAGGCAAATGGGAATTAGCAGCCCTATATGTTGAATCAGATGCGAATATGGTATCTGGTGAGTCGCTTGCTAGACAGTTCTTATACTCTCAGAGGTTCTATCTGGAAAATTTTGGGAAGCTTGCTAATATTTTATGGTTACCCGACACATTTGGGTTTTCAGCATCATTACCTCAGATAGCTAAATTGGGCGGAGTTAAGGCATTCGCAACTCATAAGGTTTTCTGGAACGACACTAATAAATTCCCATACAACGTTTTTAAGTGGGTAGGACCAAACGGCGATTACTTACCAGCAATAGCTTTTGGGCATGGAAAGGGTGGTTATAACTCAGACTTCTCGGCCTCTAGTGTTTTAGAGCAATATAATAATTGGGCTCAAAAGGATCAACCAATGCTATACTCTTACGGATACGGTGATGGCGGTGGAGGACCAAATGAGGATATGTTGATTAGAGCTGAAGCAGTAAACCTTTTACCAATATTACCCAAGGTTGAACTAAGTGGTGTAAATAGCTATATACAAAGGATAGTTCCAGTAGAAGAGTGGAGAGGAGAACTATATTTAGAAACTCATAGGGGTGTATTGACCTCTCATTCAAAGATGAAATTGCTTAATAGAAGTGCAGAGATTGCGTTAAGAGAAGCCGAGCTATGGAGCACTTTAGCTAGGACTTATGATAAAGAAGTTTTTACAAAACTATGGAAAGTTGTATTAAAGGATCAGTTCCATGACGTCTTACCTGGATCGGCGATAAAAGACGTTTATAAGGTGGCTTATCAAGAGTTAGAAGAAGTGATAAATAAGGCTAATAATGTTGCGAGTGAAGCGATGCAGAAGTTAGTTGGTGGTAGCGGAGATAAGACGTTTGTGTTTAATTCACTGTCATGGGATAGGGAGGAATACATTGAGGCTGACGGTAAGTTGGTTAAGGTTAGAGTCCCATCAGTGGGATTCTCCTTGTTGGAACCAGTGGAGGTTAGAGATAAAGCCGTCATTAATGAAAATAACGCTGAATACCTTGTGGAGAATAAATATTTTAGAGTAAGAATAAGTAAAAGTGGGCAAGTTCTCTCACTATTTGATAAAGAGGCAAATAGGGAAGTATTAAGGGATAAGAGCAACCTATTAATAGCTTACGAGAATATACCAGGTTGGGCTGACGCGTGGGATATCGAGAAGGGATTTGAGGATAGAAGTTTCGAAATTAGGGCCTCCTCATCTGAAATAGTCAATAATGACGGGATTGTGGCTTCAATTAAATTTACTTATAAATTTAGGAGATCAGAAATTATTCAAATTGTCCGTGTTTATGCTGATAGTAGAAGGATAGATTTCATCACTACGCTAAGGATGAGGGATAGAGAACTGTTGGTGAAGAGCTGGTTTAATTTTGACTTAAACGTGGAAAGGGCAGTTTCCGATATTCCCTTTGGAGTTGTGGAAAGGTTCACTTGGAGTAATACCAGTTGGGATAAGGCTAGGTTTGAGGTTCCAATTCAAAAGTTTGTTGATTTCTCTGAAAGTGAGTATGGTGCCGCATTACTTAATAACGGCAAGTATGGGGCAACGTTAAGAGGTTCTTCAGTTGGTTTAAGTTTGACTAAAACTCCGATATATCCAGATCCATCTACCGACCTTGAAGAGGTCACTTTCATTTACTCATTATATCCTCATATTGGTGATTGGAAGAGGGCTGAGGTTATTAAGAGAGCTTATGAGTTAAACGTACCATTGAGAGTAGTTAAGGGAGTTAGTGAGGTTAAACGTAAGAGTTTCATTAGGATTAATGATAGTAAGTTGATTTTAGAAGCAGTTAAGGTAGCTGAGGATGATAACAATAGCGTAGTGTTAAGGCTTTACGAATATGAGAATACTAGGGGAGAGGCTTATGTTGAAGTGCCTTTCAATGTAACTGAGGCAAGAAGTCTTGACTTGTTAGAGTTGAATGAGGTTCCAAGGGATATAGTAATTGAGGGAAATAGGATTAAGGTAAAGTATAAGAATAGGGATATCCTCACAATAAGTGTGAGGGGTTAG
- the thsA gene encoding thermosome subunit alpha: MAYLLREGTQRSTGNEVILNNIAVAKILLEMLKSSLGPKGLDKMLVEGQDVTITNDGATIVKNMEVQHPTAKLLIETAKTVDTEVGDGTTSVVVLAGLLLEKAEDLLNQKIHPTVIIEGYRKALNSSLELLKNIADKISPEDRKIVHDLVYTTLSSKFFSTEHTLEKIINLVIDASLAVLDKRDGSYDLDIKNIKIVKVNGGEFDDSELINGIVVDKEPTNENMPKRVENVKVMLADFPLKLEKTEISMKLGISDPTQIKGYLDEQTAYVKQMVDKIKAMGVKLFITQKDIDEIASYLMGKNGIMALKNVKRSDIELLSRATGAKIASSMKDANESDLGEAKLVEVRNLGKNKYLFIQSDKAKAVTVIIKGSNNMITDEAERSLNDAFNSIRNLLLEPYIVAGGGAVEEELAKRLRDDARKVIGKEQLAFNAFADALEEYVSILSETAGMDPISALTEIRHKHATGLKNAGIDVTKARIYDNMLELRVIDSLKVKEQVLKSATEAATAILKIDDMIAAAPAKQQPQPQQPNPYLG, encoded by the coding sequence ATGGCCTATTTATTAAGAGAAGGAACACAAAGATCTACTGGAAATGAGGTAATACTAAACAACATAGCAGTAGCGAAAATATTACTAGAAATGCTAAAGTCAAGTCTAGGTCCTAAGGGCTTGGACAAAATGTTGGTTGAAGGGCAAGACGTTACAATAACTAATGACGGTGCTACAATAGTGAAAAACATGGAAGTACAGCATCCTACTGCTAAATTACTTATTGAAACCGCAAAAACTGTTGACACCGAGGTAGGGGATGGAACAACCTCAGTAGTTGTCCTCGCTGGATTACTGTTAGAAAAGGCTGAAGACTTATTAAATCAAAAGATTCATCCAACGGTAATAATTGAAGGTTATAGGAAAGCACTAAATTCATCATTAGAATTGCTAAAAAATATAGCTGATAAGATTAGTCCAGAGGATAGGAAGATAGTTCACGATTTAGTATATACTACTCTTTCTAGTAAGTTCTTCTCCACAGAGCACACTCTCGAGAAGATAATAAACTTGGTTATTGACGCTTCGTTAGCGGTATTGGATAAAAGGGATGGAAGTTATGATCTAGATATTAAGAACATTAAGATTGTAAAGGTCAATGGCGGGGAATTCGATGATAGTGAGCTAATAAACGGAATCGTTGTAGATAAAGAGCCAACCAATGAGAATATGCCGAAAAGAGTGGAAAACGTTAAAGTGATGTTAGCTGACTTTCCACTAAAACTTGAAAAAACAGAAATCAGTATGAAGTTGGGAATAAGCGATCCCACTCAGATAAAGGGATACTTAGATGAACAAACGGCTTATGTTAAGCAAATGGTGGATAAGATAAAGGCAATGGGCGTCAAATTATTTATTACCCAAAAGGATATTGATGAAATTGCTTCATATTTAATGGGCAAAAATGGAATAATGGCATTAAAGAACGTAAAGAGAAGCGACATAGAATTATTGAGTAGGGCTACTGGTGCCAAAATTGCAAGTAGTATGAAAGATGCTAACGAAAGTGACTTAGGGGAAGCTAAATTAGTAGAGGTTAGAAATTTAGGAAAGAACAAGTATCTCTTCATCCAATCCGATAAAGCTAAAGCAGTGACTGTAATAATAAAGGGCTCAAATAACATGATAACTGATGAAGCAGAGAGAAGTTTAAATGACGCCTTCAACTCCATAAGAAACTTACTATTGGAACCATATATAGTAGCGGGTGGTGGAGCAGTAGAAGAAGAGTTAGCTAAGAGATTAAGAGATGACGCAAGAAAGGTTATAGGAAAGGAGCAATTGGCATTTAATGCATTTGCAGATGCATTAGAAGAGTACGTTTCAATACTATCAGAAACTGCTGGTATGGATCCGATAAGCGCGTTAACCGAAATAAGACACAAACACGCAACTGGGTTAAAGAATGCTGGAATAGACGTTACTAAGGCAAGGATTTACGATAATATGCTTGAACTTAGAGTGATTGACTCTCTAAAGGTTAAGGAACAAGTTTTGAAGAGTGCTACAGAAGCAGCTACTGCAATTTTAAAGATTGATGATATGATAGCTGCAGCTCCTGCAAAGCAACAACCTCAGCCACAACAGCCAAACCCATACTTAGGTTAA